The genomic stretch AGCTCCCACCACCCTGGTACACTCTCAAGTGGTGTCCAATCCTGTGATTGCAGCATGGAACGACATCGAGCTTACCAATCCCGTTGCCATTCCCGCTACCGGCCAACTCTGGATCGGTTATGGAGTAGATACCACCACCGGTCATCCTGCCGGTTGTGACGCCGGGCCTGAAGTGGAAGGCAAAGGTAATATGATGAACTTCGGTGGCTGGACTACTCTGACTCAGATTACTGATCCTGTGCTGCATTACAACTGGTCCATCCAGGGTTACGTAGATTACAACCGCGCTATTGGCAGCATTTCCAAGGGTATCGTGGAAGCTCCGCTTCCCAGACCCGCCGGCGATCTGCAAGTGACAGGACAAATCAGAACCGTAACCCGTGAACACACAGCTTACAAGCTCTATCGCGACGGAAACCTTGTTTCCACCATCGCCGATCCTGCTGCTTTGAGCCATGTGGATACAGTTCCCACTTTTGGAACTTATTTCTACACTCTTACAGCGGTTTATCCCGGTGGTGAATCCGTACCTTCAAATATGCTTGAAGTAACGATTGAAGAGCTCGAAGGTCCTCAGGATCTGGCTTATACCGTGGATGTAAATGATGTGACGCTGACCTGGACCAGCCCTGTTCCGCCGGTTACCGGTGACTGGATCTCCTGGAGCAACAATGAAGCTGCTCTGGGTAACATGGTTGGCACAGCCGGTGCAGCTACTTTCGATGTAGCCCATCGCTTCGATGCTAGTGACCTTACCGACTATGTGGGTGGAACTCTGGTTCAAATGAAATTCGTACCAATGTATGCAGACGCTGTGTACACTGCGAAGATCTGGACTGGTGGTTCCACTACAGCTCCCGGAACTTTGGTACACAGCCAGGTAGTTGACGTTACGACTGAGAATTGGAACACCGTGATCCTCTCCAACCCTATTACCATTACTGCCGGACAGCAACTCTGGATCGGCTATGGCATCAATACCCAGGGCGGATACCCTGCCGGTTGCGATGACGGCCCTGTGGTAGAAGGAAAGGGTAATTTAATGAACTTAGGTGGCTGGACTACTCTGACTCAGATTACTGATCCTGTGCTGCCTTACAACTGGTTGATTCAAGGCTTGATAGCTCAAAACCAAAACCTGAAAGCCATTACTATGTCTCCCATCCATGAAGAGCCTCTGCATATGCCTGAGGGCAATCTTGCCGCAAAACGTATCGATATGTCCAGAAGCGACACCCGTGCGATTCTGATGGGTTATAAAGTCTATCGCAATGGTGAACAAATCGGAAGTGTGAACGATCCTGAAGTAACGACTTATACCGATCTCGATCTGCCTAACGGCGATTATGTGTATGGTGTGAGCGCCGTTTACAACACAGGTGAAACCACTCCTGTTACCATCGATGTAAACGTGAATGTGGAACTCGGTGAAGAAGTGTTCATGGAGACCTTTGAAACCTACGATGATTTCGCTACTACCTTCGGTTGGTGGAACACCCTGGACCAAGATGCTTCACCTACTTATGGTTTCACAAACATCGATTTCCCGAATAGCGGCAGTGCCATGGCATACATCATCTTCAACCCAAATTCAACCGTACCTCCAATCGAAGGAATGGATGCCTATGAGGGAGATAAGATGGCTGCCAGCTTCGCTGCTACAACTCCTCCAAATAAAGACTGGTTGATCACAAACCGTATTTCTCTGGGAACAAACAGTAGCATCAAATTCTACGCCAAGAGCCACACAACTGAATATGGTATGGAACAGTTCAAAGTTGGTGTTTCCACCTTTGCAACCATCATTCCGCAACTATTCCAGTTCGTGTCTGGCCCAGACCCTGTACAAGTTCCTGGAAACTGGACCGAGTATTATTTTGATCTCTCGGCTTACGACGAACAGAATGTATTCATTGGTATCCAATGTGTATCCAATGATGCCTTTATCTTCTTGCTGGATAATGTCGGCGTGTATAGCGACGACGGATCTCCCACAGAAGATGAAATCACTCCTGTGGTGAAGACCGAACTGAAGGGCAACTACCCGAACCCCTTCAACCCGGAAACCACCATTCGCTACAGCGTAAGAGAAACCGGTCCTGTAAGCGTGGAAATCTACAACCTGAAAGGACAATTGGTGAAACGTCTGGTGAACGAAGAAAAAGCCGCTGGTGAACACAGCGTGGTTTGGAAAGGAACCGACAACAACAACCGTCCTGTAAGCTCCGGTGTATATTTCTACAGAATGACAGCCGGTAAATACAGCTCATCCAAAAAAATGATCATGATGAAATAAGCTTCGGCTTATCGTGATATGGCAGGCTCCCGTTTTTGGGAGCCTGTTTTAATATACAGTCACATATCTGGTGTCGTGGCTAGCTTGGTGCGCTAATCTCTATTGCTACAGCGACCGAAGGGAGCTTTTGATCCCTCCTCTTTCCCTTTGTTTGATACAGTGTTGAAGCTGATATCAAGCCGTTATCATCCTATGTTCACTCGATGATAACCCGATAATATCAGGTTCAAGTATAGATAAACCAAAGGGGGAATGAAGCTTCTGAATTATCGGCAGAAGTATCTGGCAAATTGGAGTTTGGTAGCCCGGTAGCTAAACGACCTTCGTGTCTTGACGAGTCGCAAGTACAAGCATGCATTGGATTGGGGATATGGAAAGTGCCGGATGTAACAATTCATTGACACAATCAGCACTACTATTCAGACTTGTTCTTTTACATTGACTACTGGAGACAAAATGCAAATAAACGGACAAGAATACCGCTCAGTATGGTTCGAGCGAAACCGCCTGAACATTATAGATCAGAACAGGCTGCCATTCAACTTCTGTATTCGTGAATTTGGCACCTATATGGAAGTGGTAACCGCTATCCGGGATATGACGGTGCGCGGAGCTCCGGCGATCGGTGCTGCCGCTGCATATGGCCTTGCTTTGGCTGCCCTCTCCGCTCCGCAGGAAAAGTTTCGCACCTATCTGAGAAGTGCCCGTAATGAATTGCTTTTGGCACGTCCTACGGCAGTGGACCTCTCCATTGGCGTAAATTTCGTATATGAGAGCACTCTAAAGTTTATCCCGGATATAGATCATGCTCGCAATGTGGCGCTTATGGCAGCCAATGAATATGCCAATCGCAGCGCAGCAGAGTGCCTGGAATTGGGTAATGTAGGTGCGGAATTGATTCAGGACGGTTATCGCATCCTTACACACTGCAACGCCGGGGCTTTGGCCACTGTGGATTACGGCACGGCGCTATCGGTGATACGTCAGGCTCACAAGCAGGGCAAAAGCATCTTTGTGTACGTGGATGAGACACGTCCCCGCTTTCAAGGTTCTCGTTTAACGGCGTATGAACTGGAACAGGAAGGCATTCCGCACGCCATTATTGCGGACAGTGCCAGCGGTTTCTATTTTTGGAAGAATGAAATCGATATCGTAATCACCGGGGCAGACCGCATCTGCTTAAACGGTGATGTGGCAAACAAGATTGGCACATACGAGAAAGCGGTTTTGGCAAAAGCTCACGAAGTCCCCTTTTACATTGCCGCCCCCCTTAGTACTTTCGATTTCGGCTGCCAGAAAGGTGAAGACATTCCCATCGAGATCAGGGACGAATCTGAAATCAAATGCATAGCTGATGTCTGCACGGCAAATCCCGCTTCTCCAGCGCTAAATCCTGCCTTTGACATCACTCCAGCTGCCTACATCACCGGCATCATTAGCCCCAAAGGAGTATTTGAACCGGAAACTGCAGCGCAAAAGGTACAATTATGAAAAAACATTATGAACACATTATCAAAGGTGGCACGATCCTCTGCATGGATGCCTCATTTCGGGTTTTGGAAGATCACTTTATCTGTATTGATGGTGGAAAGATTGTGGATATCCTGCCCTTGGAGCTTATCGGGGATTACGAGGCCGATTACCTTCAAAACGGCTTTGATTGTCTGATTATTCCCGCTCTGATAAACGCACACAGCCATCTGCCCATGACCTATTTCAGGGGTTTGGCAGATGATATGGCGCTGAATAAATGGCTGGGAGAATACATCTGGCCTTTGGAAGCACGTATGGTGAATGCGGACTTTGTGTACGACGCCAGCCTGCACGGTGCGGCAGAGATGTTGAAAAACGGGATTTGTCTTACCAATGACATGTATTTTCACTGTGAAAGGATAGTGCAGGCCTGTTCACGGGTCGGGATGCGAGTGATCGTTTCCGACGCAATCATCGAACGCGATAGCAACGTTGGTACGGCTTTGTATGAAGCCCGGATGCTGGATCTTCAGGACTATTGCCAGGATTTCCCGTTAGCAGATTGCGCTTTTGCCCCTCACGCCATCTATACCTGCTCCAAAGATTTACTGCAATCTGCTGCAGAATTTGCCCTGAAGCACAATTGGCTGCTGCATACTCATCTCAGTGAAACCAGGGGGGAATTGGAAGACTGCCTGAAAACTCATGGCACAAGGCCTCTGGATTATCTGGCGGATCTGGGTTGGCTGGAAAACAAATGCCTGTTTGCCCACGGTGTGTGGCTAAGCCCTGAAGAATTGAAGCGGCTGGGAAAGAGCAATTCTGCCGTGGCTGTATGTACAGACAGCAATTTGAAGCTTGCCAGCGGATTTGCCCCCCTAAAAGCGATGAACGAGCATGGAGTATGCTATGCTCTGGGTAGCGACGGAGTGGCCAGCAACAACAATCTTGATCTGCTGGAAGAGCTTTCCACCACTGCCAAGCTGCACAAAACACTGACTGCCGATCCGGAGTTTATGCCAGCACGGGAGGCATTCGCCCACATCACTATTGAAGCTGCCAAAGCTCTGGGCAAAGAAGACAGTCTGGGCAGTCTGGAGATCGGTAAAGCTGCAGATTTATGCATCATCGATACTCAAAATCTGCAAAGCAGCCCGCTCTACAATCCCTATTCCCAATTACTCTATGCCATGGGCTCCCATCAGATGCGGGATGTAATGGTAGACGGCACCTACGTGGTGAAGAACTACCAATTGGTGAATTTGGATGAAGCAGAATTGGTGCATACCGCAAATGAATACAAGGTGAAGATAATAAAAGAGTTGAATAAATGAGAGCTATCCAAAACCGTAAAGCCTTGCACGAATATAGCGTGGTGCAAAGGTTTGAAGCCGGAATCTCACTGAAAGGAACGGAGATAAAGTCCATCCGCGCCGGCATGATAAACTTCAAAGACAGCTTTGCCAAGATCAAGGATGGGCAATGCTGGTTGATGAATTTTCACATCTCGCCTTGGGAAAAAGCTGCCTATTTCAATCATGAAGCCGAGCGCCCCCGCCGTCTCTTGCTCAACCGCCACGAAATCCGCCGCATCAAAGCCAAAGTAGAGGAGCAAGGTATGACGCTGGTACCTCTGGAGATATATATCAATGATAAAGGACTATGTAAGCTCACCATTGCGCTGGCCAAAGGGAAAAAGACCTTCGACAAGCGGGATGCCCTTCAACAGAAAGATATGCAACTCGATAAAGAGCGGAGCCTGCGCTCTGAAAGACAGAATTGATGCAGGATTTGCACAAATGACGGGTAGTATGGAAATGATAGCAAATTCTTTGCTTGACACATCTGTGCAGCATGGAATAATCTGTTATCATCGTAACATTATACAGGGATTTAAGTAAGCAAATAAAAGGAGCCTCAAATGAATTACCGGCTTATTCTCAGTATCATCATCATTAGCCTCTGCTCTAGGCCTTTGATTGCAGAAGATTGGATTACCATATACAACGACGACCTTTCTCTGATCCGTTCCCAATTTGAATTGGAACTGGAAAAAGGGCTGCAGAAGTACAACTTCGACGACATCACATCCCGCATAATGCCTGCATCCGTGATCGTGAAAAGCGACGGTCTACGCGTGGCAGAGCAGAACTATGAATACGACTTAGCCGGCAAACATCAGATTATGGCCAAGTATCTGGATCAGGAAGTGCTGGCAGTTACCAAAGATCAATCCAACCTGCGCGGGATTCTCAAATTCTACGACGGCAGCAGCCTGGGCATTATTGAAGAAGGTTCCGGACGCTTGCTGATAATAGCAGATGGCGAAGTGCAGTGGATCCAATTGGCATCCTTGCCCTCAAATTTCTACACTAAGCCCACTCTGGCCTGGAATCTGATCGCTCCCAAAACCGGAAG from Candidatus Cloacimonadota bacterium encodes the following:
- the mtnA gene encoding S-methyl-5-thioribose-1-phosphate isomerase, coding for MQINGQEYRSVWFERNRLNIIDQNRLPFNFCIREFGTYMEVVTAIRDMTVRGAPAIGAAAAYGLALAALSAPQEKFRTYLRSARNELLLARPTAVDLSIGVNFVYESTLKFIPDIDHARNVALMAANEYANRSAAECLELGNVGAELIQDGYRILTHCNAGALATVDYGTALSVIRQAHKQGKSIFVYVDETRPRFQGSRLTAYELEQEGIPHAIIADSASGFYFWKNEIDIVITGADRICLNGDVANKIGTYEKAVLAKAHEVPFYIAAPLSTFDFGCQKGEDIPIEIRDESEIKCIADVCTANPASPALNPAFDITPAAYITGIISPKGVFEPETAAQKVQL
- the smpB gene encoding SsrA-binding protein SmpB, yielding MRAIQNRKALHEYSVVQRFEAGISLKGTEIKSIRAGMINFKDSFAKIKDGQCWLMNFHISPWEKAAYFNHEAERPRRLLLNRHEIRRIKAKVEEQGMTLVPLEIYINDKGLCKLTIALAKGKKTFDKRDALQQKDMQLDKERSLRSERQN
- a CDS encoding amidohydrolase family protein, with the protein product MKKHYEHIIKGGTILCMDASFRVLEDHFICIDGGKIVDILPLELIGDYEADYLQNGFDCLIIPALINAHSHLPMTYFRGLADDMALNKWLGEYIWPLEARMVNADFVYDASLHGAAEMLKNGICLTNDMYFHCERIVQACSRVGMRVIVSDAIIERDSNVGTALYEARMLDLQDYCQDFPLADCAFAPHAIYTCSKDLLQSAAEFALKHNWLLHTHLSETRGELEDCLKTHGTRPLDYLADLGWLENKCLFAHGVWLSPEELKRLGKSNSAVAVCTDSNLKLASGFAPLKAMNEHGVCYALGSDGVASNNNLDLLEELSTTAKLHKTLTADPEFMPAREAFAHITIEAAKALGKEDSLGSLEIGKAADLCIIDTQNLQSSPLYNPYSQLLYAMGSHQMRDVMVDGTYVVKNYQLVNLDEAELVHTANEYKVKIIKELNK